The DNA sequence AGCAATCCCTGCACCACCACGTCCGTGGCCCCCGTCAACCGCTCCCCTTTGTCGCGCTTCTCGGGCTTGTAGGCCCGCGTCACGACCGTGGTCGAGCCGGCCTGTCCGACCGCCTCGGCGGACAGCCCCAAGGTGTCCAGGGTCCAGCTGGCCAGGGGTTTCTTGGCCGCCTTCATGACCCCCATGGCATTCGGGATGCGCGGCTTGGGCGCGTCCAGCGAGACCGACACCACCGCCGGCAGGGCCACCTCCACCTGCTCGCGGCAGGTCTCGGCGTTGCGTCCGGCGCGCAGCGTCTCACCGGCCAGGCTGGCCTCGAAGATCGCCGTCACCAGCGGCTGCCCCAGCGCCTCGGCCAGGCGTGGCGCCAGCTGGCTGGTGGCGCCGTCGGCGGAGGCCTCCCCCGTCAGCACCAGCCCGACGTCCGACAACTGGCGCAGGGCCGCCGCCAGCACCGCGGCGGTGACGCCCGTGTCCGAGCCG is a window from the Candidatus Sericytochromatia bacterium genome containing:
- a CDS encoding electron transfer flavoprotein subunit beta/FixA family protein; this encodes MDIVVCIKQVPETLQVGLDRDTGYARRSEAKGVVNLADRHALEVALALKAAAGGKVVVLSMGPPGTDQALRQALAAGADEAVLVSDAALAGSDTGVTAAVLAAALRQLSDVGLVLTGEASADGATSQLAPRLAEALGQPLVTAIFEASLAGETLRAGRNAETCREQVEVALPAVVSVSLDAPKPRIPNAMGVMKAAKKPLASWTLDTLGLSAEAVGQAGSTTVVTRAYKPEKRDKGERLTGATDVVVQGLLERLSRKNLLEV